The Deinococcus cellulosilyticus NBRC 106333 = KACC 11606 genomic interval ACCCTGCTGGAAACCTGGACTGTGTGCACGTTTGACCAGCGTTCCCTGCTTGAATTGTTTGTGACGGAATTCTGTCCAAGCGTTCCTTTCATTTTGGCAGGTCACCTGCACATCCCACCTCGCAAAGATAAACCTACGGCGGTGATGGGATCAGAAGGGGTTTTCCTTTCTGGGATGCCGGTCACGTACCCGCTGGCTCCACTCAAGAGATATTTGGCAAGGCTGCACACCTCAAACGACATCAAGAAGCTTGAGGAGAACACCATCAAAACTGCACACCGCCTGCACTTTGAAGACCTCGCAAAGCCTGTTCAGAAAAGGGTTTTCCAAGCAATTTCAGAGATGGTGGAGCTGTCAAATGTACGCTAACCTGTGGTATGGAAAAGTCCAGAAAATCCCTTCTTATCGGTTTCGTCGTTAGTGTCAGCTTTCTCGTCAGCTGTGCCCAGGTCGCTGCTGTTCCAGCCTCACCGTCTGGGACTAAGGTCACGCCTCTTCAGTGGCCCTACGAGCAGTGCAGCAAGTGTTAAGCGGATTTTTTTTGCCTAGGCTTCGTTACAATTTGTTTTGAATTTCCCCCTTGATGTGAGCGAAAGTTTTAAATTCGCTCACATCTATAGGTTGTTTACCTACCCTTTTTGGGGATGGTTCCCAGAGAAACCGTGTTCTAGAATGGTTTTTTGAGGGTTCAAAAAAACTCCCACGCATTCCAAGGACCGTCTGCAACAACTGACCTGGATATGGTGGGAGGAACCCGCGAGGAGTCCAATATGGATTATAGACTGGAGCAATCGTTACTATCTATCGTCAACACAAAACTGGCAGATGAAAACCTGCCCCCCCTCATGGCACTGATTGCCCTGAGAAAAGAAGAATTTGCCCACTGGTTGCCTGATCTGCCAGATTCCACCAAAGCAGATCTGTGTGACTTGTTGGAGCGGGTCTACATTCTGGGGCTGCAGGATGGAGCCAGACCACTGGGCAGTTTGCTCCAAGTGGACATCTCCACTCTGAGCCCTACCCCTTAGCAGTACGATACTCACAATAGATTGCGTTCCACACGCACAGGCCACCCAGACGGGTGGTCTTTTTCATGGGAGAACCAATGCCTGACACCACCAACCTCGGACAGCTGTCCAGACGCTGCAAAGTCTGCATGTCCCCCCTGCAGGAAGAAATTGACCTGATGCTGCTGGGGGAGACCCGGCACGATGACGGCACGCCCTGGAAATACGAAGAAATTGTGGATTGGTGCCATGCCAGGGGCTTTTCTGTTGCAGAGGCAAGCCTCAGCAGGCACCGGACCAACCACCTGATGCCCAGCGTCCAGGCGTCCCTGGAAGTCGAGCGCCAGATGGAAGCCATCAGCAAGGCAACCGGGAAGCAACTGAGCATCCATTCTGCCCTGATGAACACCATTGTCATGAAGGTGATCAGGCGTCTGGACGATGATGACCTGGATGGCGTTGCCATGGACAAAGTGCTCAGAGTCGCTGTGCAGGCATCCCGAACCGCCATGAACCTGAAA includes:
- a CDS encoding phage protein Gp27 family protein; translation: MPDTTNLGQLSRRCKVCMSPLQEEIDLMLLGETRHDDGTPWKYEEIVDWCHARGFSVAEASLSRHRTNHLMPSVQASLEVERQMEAISKATGKQLSIHSALMNTIVMKVIRRLDDDDLDGVAMDKVLRVAVQASRTAMNLKKAEVVLNADRVKEIAGKLSETGNMSPEALRAIRRDLYGLIDEEDPDAQTE